A stretch of the Aphis gossypii isolate Hap1 chromosome 2, ASM2018417v2, whole genome shotgun sequence genome encodes the following:
- the LOC114127378 gene encoding S-methyl-5'-thioadenosine phosphorylase, with the protein MKYNVKIGIIGGSGLDNPDLFKDATEQKVITPYGEPSDLLLSGKLNGIDCVLLARHGRNHSISPTNVNYRANIWALKHLGCTHIIASSATGSLKEEIKPGDLVILDSFIDLTKKRELTMFNKDDKVIHIPVEPAFCSTTRNIIIETAQSLGIHVHQTGTAVVIEGPRFSTKAESNLYRSWNADLVNMTLAPEVVLAKEAGLLYATIAMATDYDCWREATEKVNVANVVKVFQENVKKITKLFIEVVPKIAEKNWDVEIDELNNLIQESVQSK; encoded by the exons atgaaatacaacGTGAAG ataGGCATCATTGGCGGATCAGGACTTGACAATccagatttatttaaagatgCGACTGAACAAAAAGTGATCACTCCTTATGGCGAACCATCAGACTTGCTTCTCAGCGGCAAACTTAACGGTATCGATTGTGTGCTATTAGCCAG ACATGGACGTAATCATTCGATAAGTCCCACTAATGTAAATTATCGTGCCAATATTTGGGCTTTGAAACATCTAGgatgtacacatattattgcaTCATCAGCAACCGGTTCTTTAAAAGAAGAAATTAAACCTGGAGATTTAGTCATTTTGGATTCTTTCATTGATTT aaccaAAAAACGTGAATTAACTATGTTCAATAAGGATGATAAAGTTATACATATACCAGTCGAACCTGCGTTTTGTTCAACTACtcggaatattattattgaaactgcCCAAAGCCTGGGCATTCATGTTCACCAAACTGGTACTGCTGTAGTTATTGAAGGACCTAGATTCTCAACAAAGGCTGAAAGTAATTTATACCGATCATGGAATGCTGATTTGGTCAATATGACACTTGCTCCTGag gttGTGCTGGCCAAAGAAGCAGGCTTGCTATATGCCACAATAGCCATGGCCACAGATTATGATTGTTGGAGAGAAGCAACAGAAAAAGTCAATGTTGCAAATGTCGTCAAAGTTTTtcaagaaaatgtaaaaaaaatcacaaaattatttatagaagttGTGCCCAAAATAGCAGAAAAAAATTGGGATGTCGAAATCGATGAACTAAAT aATCTTATTCAAGAGAGTGTGCAGagtaaatga